Below is a window of Rhodamnia argentea isolate NSW1041297 chromosome 11, ASM2092103v1, whole genome shotgun sequence DNA.
tcaaagtcgatctccgaataaggcggtggatgtaccaacggcaaaatgggattgctgcactgcgtattatagtaagcctccatattatcacatccgacatcttctccgtcattgtcatcggagcccatccaaggatcatcttcttcatcaccatcatcatcatcatcagcagcattattatcatcatcatcgccagcagcattattatcatcatcatcagcagcagcagaagcaaCAACagattatcatcatcatcagcagcagaattattatcatcatcatcagcagcagcattatcatcatcatcatcagcagcaacattatcagcattatcatcattatcattggCCCGCACGCATCGATTATGcagaccatcatcatcttcaccaacatttgaagcttcctccgcgaaatcatctctcatttggtgtTCTGCTACGGTTACATAAAACCGCAAGAACCCCGTACTACTAgcctgaagtgcaaattgctgaatcatcgtaatcgtagcatcatcatgcacctccgtaatgtcatatgtaacacaattgtgTGTTACATACGGACATCTATATAGCACTGTTTGAATATACTTGGTTTCTGTTATATTCAATGCGTTCTCAATCGACACACGTAACTCATGAAATGTCCATATATTTgcaatcccgaacatggtagattgtccgccttcgtaatcaattccatatgcgGTTCGCACTATTGTACCTCCCCAgtgcacaatcgcaaaagatgtagacgacattctgagatttaaataaattagcaattatttctaaactacaatttcaTAAATATTGTCCCGTATACGTTGTCAAATTAACATaaccactatcaatatatcaaatgaaataaatgtattaGTATATTgcaattatttctaatttttgggatttttaaaaaaaaatttgggagacaattttccgtaagggcaaaatcgtcatttcttaaaattcgttggccaaaatatcttgaatcagccatggctagttgattgtggccattttctaatttttgggattttttaaaaaaatttgggagacaatttgccagaagggcaaaatcgtcatttcttaaaattcgttagccaaaataccttgaatcggccatggccagttgattgtggccattttctaatttttgggatttttaaaataaattttgggagacaatttgcccgAAGGGCAAAATCgccatttcttaaaattcgttggccaaaataccttgaatcgcccatagccagttgattgtggccattttctaatttttgggatttttaaaataaattttgggagacaatttccccgaagggcaaaatcgtcatttcttaaaattcgttggccaaaataccttgaatcggccatggccgattgattgtggccattttctaatttttgggatttttaaaataaattttgggagacaatttgccagaagggcaaaattgtcatttcttaaaattcgttggccaaaataccttgaatcggccatggctagttgattgtggccattttctaatttttgggatttttaaaataaattttgggagacaatttgcccgaagggcaaaatcgtcatttattaaaattcgttggccaaaatactTTGAATCgaccatggccgattgattgtggccatcttctaatttttgggatttttaaaaaaaaatttgggagacaatttgccggagggaaaaatcgtcatttcttaaaatttgttgcccaaaataccttgaatcgcccatggccagttgattgtggccattttctaatttttgggattttaaaaaaaattttgggagatAATTTGCCAGaatggcaaaattgtcatttcttaaaattcgttggccaaaataccttgaatcgcccatagccaattgattgtggccattttctaatttttgggatttttaaaaaaaaatttgggagacaatttgccagaagggcaaaatcgttatttctcaaaattcgttggccaaaatCCCTTGAATCgcccatggccagttgattgtggccattttctaatttttgggatttttaaaaaaaaatttgggaaacaatttgccagaagggcaaaatcgtcatttcttaaaattcgttggccaaaataccttgaatcgcctatggccagttgattgtggccattttctaatttttgggatttttgaaaaaaaatttgggagacaatttgccagaagggcaaaatcgtcattttttaaaattcgttcgcaaaaataccccgaatcattcatggccggttgattgtggccatttcctaattttttggattttttaaaatttttttgggatataattTGCCCGAAGGGctaaatcgtcatttttttaagtcaccGGCCAAAATAGTCTTCCGTCAgttcattgtggctattttcctatttttccaaatttcttaatatttttccttcatttttttgaaagtctctatcatttttttttatatcaattttgtattttctaattttctattactCGAATTTTGGAATTATTAAAAACATGACATATAATGGTTTTAAATGTAACATCTAAAACTCTGTCAATGGTTTGACTATCGTAACCATATCTGTATTGTAAGTAttattatggtaatttttttttactacaactcgtaaacattataactattcagtgtacaaataataatcaaataaataaaacaatacttacgaaaccgcaaaaaatagCTATAAcgaggtttacctcaaactattgagCGTAATCACGCACCGAATGTAGAGCTCGAACTATCAAGAGGAAGCACCGAGTAAGAAGGACggctttacttttgtctcaactcccgcaaaaataaaaaagtcacaatttaattaaaacatgacgaaaatatttgcaataaaataaaaacactaacatcaataaaggcacccgaggagaggaggatatgaaaaaatcttcgtgagctatATCAATATAAGAGGAGAGTctgattaaaacttggtcgggatattaagaacaaatctcgccgaagttaatcaaagcgaggggagggctcccAGCGGACTCTACACTCCGTTCACTTAATATTCAGATCACTTAAAATCAGAAGAAGAGTTTCCGCAGAGGATGGAAGCGCAATACGAACGGAAGAAGAGCTTCTATGGAGGAGGGGCGAAAGGCTTGAGCTTCTGTGAGGAGGGAGGAAAGGCTTGAGCTTCTGTAGATGAGGGGCGAAAGAGAGCTTCTGTGGATGAGGGGCGAAAGAGAGCTTATGTGAAGAGAAATAACGAAATGGCCAAAGCTTCTGTGAGGGGAGAGCTTTCGGCTTTGCTttaagcagagccgaaggctcagtAGTGCGCGTGAAAGGTGCCCGCGGCACCTTTCACGTCGCCTGCCCGCGCTTGAGTAAAGGCGCCGGCAAGGGAGGAGGGCCCTACCCGCTCGGCATTCCAAATGCCGAGCGGGTAGGGGAGCCACCCATCTCTCCGCAGCGTGCTCTAAGCACGCTACAGAGAGGTCCTTGCTCGGCACCGTAAGTGCCGAGCAAGGACTGGCGACGATGCAGTGCAGGTACACAGATCAGATCGCTTCCGCTCGGCATTTATAGTGCCGAGCATAGCCactcggcacttatagtgccgagcAGCTACCCGCTCGGCAACTTGATCGCCGAGCGGGTACCGCTCGGCACTCTGACCGCCGAGCGAACCCCTAAATCGCAAATACTTTTTCTCTtccctaaaatggtaaataaaaatttgtttgcatgcaatttgaaaaaaagcccgcGGAACGCCATGATCGGGAAACGCACCTGAATCGGAGGAGAGATTCCACCGGCAACCGCTTCCGGATCTCGACGACCAGGTCTTGAGGGAGCTTCGGTTCGTCGGAGGCACTCATGGTTAGGGGTCGAGAAGAAGAGCGAACATGAACTGGAAATGAACGATTTGCCATGGAAGTAGAAGCCGGGAAGAATTCGCTGCACTACCCTGCTATTCGCCGTGGCAATTCCCTTTTACCCTCTCTGTTTGCCTCGTGATAATCACGTGGCATTTGCTCTATTTTGTCACGTGACTTGGACGCAAAAGTCACGTGACGCACGCTCCGCTCTCCCTCTGTATTACAGTTGATGTAATCAGTTTGCGACTCATTTTGCAACTCATATTTATACGTTATGAATTAATGAAGACGATAGGATTTCAAAGGATACAGAGTACGTGGAGCACAAGCGGGGATTAAATTGGaccctatttaaaaaaaaaaagctaatatTTATCgagaaaaaatagaacaaaataaaataggactagataaaaaaaatatttatcgaGAAAACTCGAGGATTGtattgaaaaaattgacataaaGTGAGAAGTGAAATATATGCTTAGACTTTCAAACATTTAATATGTTGCTTGTAAATTGCTTAATCATGGAAGTAATACAAAAGGGCGTGCATTTTCCATAGATGCATTAAAATGTTGatgtgttttagtaatatgaatCCGGATCAGGAATGAGTACGATATCGCTCGCTAAAAAACGAGTTACTTTGGGTTTATTCGAGCAGGCAGAGACCTATCTACAAACAATGCCAACTTATCCAAGTGGGTGGTGCTCAGATGCTCGCCGTCAGCACCTCCCCTCACTCTCTGGCTTGGGATGTCGACATCGGCAATGGTCAAGTTGCTCTTGCCATTAGCCTCTCTTTGCATGATTTTCAAACAAGAgcatgaaaataaattagatcACACTATAATCACACATAATTCTACATTGGAGGAATAGAATCCTTAGCTCATCAATTGAAATGTTTCTTGCTTGGCTGACCACAAACATATCGGTGACATGGTTCTACCAACTCGTGGAGCATCACGAGCTAGTGATAGTGACTGACGTTGGCGAAGCTCAGCTAAGTTTTCGCAATGTCACGTCCTCGAGTTCGCTTCGTGCACCCTCCACAATCCATGTCAGAGGACGGCCATGATGGGGAGGAGGGGTGGGGGCCAAAGTCATGTCGATCTCATCACCTTTGCCGTCGCCTCGCACTGGCTTGACATTCCTAGGTTTTACAAGCTGGTCAAAGGCCTTTTGCGTAAGTCGGGAGCTATACTGGCCGCTTGGGCTTATAACGACATGCTCGTTAGTCCCGAATTCAACTCTATACTTAAGTGCCACCGTGAAGAATCGCTGTAGTTTTGGGATACGGATACCAAGTACGTAACTGACGGGTATAGAAATCTTACCGTTCCTTTTGAGAGAGTGGGTTTAGGCCACGGGGAAGAACCAATGCAAGTGGACATGCCAAAAGAGCTCCTGTTCCAAGGgtgtttgaaagtttttaaagTCATCATCAGTGATACTAGTGcaatttgatgaagaaaagaagcTACATATGTCACTTCTAGTCCAAGTCTTTAAGAATTCCTGAATAATTCGATGTAAAGAACCACTAAATTCAGCCAATAGAGATCCTGGTCACCGGAAACATCGTGATCTATCCAATTTCTCTGCACCAAAGCACAGTAACACCTCAAAATTGTCAGGTAAAAATGGAAGAAGATCAACATCAGGCGCGAAAGCTATAAGCCGATCTTTCACAATCCGAAACTGGCCACGCACGCATCCAACAGAATTTCCAACTGACAATGGTTAAATGCAAGGCATCCGTACCGGGAGAACCGGAAGTGGCGGAGAGGGAGAACAGATGGGGGCTGAAGAACGTGATGCTTCGACCGTGCTTGCGACAGAACGGGACATGAGCAGCGTTCGGTCAAGAAAGGGAAGGACGATCGGAGAAGAGAGGCTTgggaagagagaaggaagggaGAGTGCAATGGAAAGCGAGCCGAGCTCGAGTGAGGCTGTGCGGAGACAAAGCCACCATCGCGCCACACAGAGAAGGGAcaacggagaagaagaagaagaagaagaagaagaagaagaagaagaagaggagggcgCATTAACGTCTTCATGACCACTCGCGGTCTATCTTGCCGTGGAAGCCAAAAACTACTGgactaaaaaaatttctaactttTATTTGTTCTCCTTGGTACATATGAATATAGGTTCATTATGAAAATAAGAAGACAATGTCCATGATGCTGTAATTAAGCTCTTTTATCCTTTTATATGTAGTGTGAGATTGTAAGTTGGAATTGTGGGAAAAGCCCATTAAAAATTGACCTTCACAAATACAGACAGTATGATGTGGAAATACTAAAGAGCCGAGAGCAAATGAAGCAATTGCATAAAGTTATTGACTCAAAATTAGAAACATAGGATTCCATTCTTGCAAAATGATATTCGGGAAGATGTCATCCTACCTAATCAATCAGCCAATCATTGTTTTTCGACTAGAAGACCGAGAGCTACCTATCGAGACTTTGGGCTTTCCGGACACATACTTCaggagatggaaaaaaaaaaaaaaatcaaggactTGACAAATTGTAACTGATTTTGTTTAGACCTTGCTCTCAATTTGATGAATTTCCAATTTGAACCTATTTTATCTCCtgctaatttctttttctatatctTCGTAACGCATTATTAATGTTCACAAAATTTCATTCGTATTTCAATTAGAATCGTTGGTTCGGATCAAATCATATATAATATTTTCCTGTGAACTTTTTAAGATGCCTTGTGATGAAAAGATGATAACTCACCAGTAAAATCTCTTAATTAACTCATgccctctttcttttatttattgggGTTGACAGGTGATTCTTTTAGCAATTTGGAATCGGATGAAATTTCTCTGAATAAAATGTGTGGTTTGAGTTAAAATATAGTGTAGGCCAAACCACGAACAAGCCTAGCACAATTGACCACGAGGGTGACCCTTCTTCAATGAGATGACAGTCGAAACAGCCAACATGAAGAATAGTCCATtgcgatttttgattttttgtcttgatttgatttttacaATCCCAGTCAttaaatgatttagaaaattacAAGCCCACCTTGTTGATTTCTGATGGCTGTGGCCATCTTGTTCCCTTCGCTCTGCATCGCTTCTTAGGAAACAGAGAGCTCATGACTATGTCTATGCAAATGTGATTTTGTGGGGGATTGCAGGAAGTGTTTCTCGGTAAAACCATATCAGAATTAAATTTCGCACTCGGGGTTTCGATCGGTTTCGATTTGGGCTACTAAATTGCGGAGTTCATACTTGTGCAGATTGTGATGGGGACACACTTTGCCTAGTCCAAACAAAAAcccaaaatgtgaaaatggatATGTATTCTAAAGCTTGCAAGAAGTACCAAAAGCAGATGGACGCCTCCCTTCTTCGGCCCATCGTTTTGTTGTCGGAGCGGACATGGGATAGATCATTTCTTCTGAATTCAGATCGTCTCTGTCAACCCTTCTGCAAGCGAAATCAATCTGTCATATCGGTAAATGTAGCAGCAATCGAACCATCGCTAAAGCGAATCGAGGCTCTCCACGACAGTGACCAAATGGCATCCTACCAGCAGTGAAAGATCTGCGTATTGGCCCGTGATTGGATTCCAAGAAACCCGATCTCCATCATCTATTTCCATCAGAAGCTCACCATTTCTCGTGAAGCCATCAAATCCTGCTACTGCTCCCCAAGGCTCAAAAGAATACAGCTTAGTCCAAGACTCAGGCACGCCGTACTCCCTCATAACCCAAACAGAACAGACAGAATGTGGTTCAGGATGCACAATTGCGTCCTTGAAACTAACCATCACAGCCAGCAAGTCATTTAATACTGCCACAGACATCACTGAAGTGACATCATGTGTGTGCGAAATCTCTTCCGGTGGAgccatttcatcaaacacctcACCTGCAACATTGAACAATACTATTGATCGGTATCCACTCGGCGCCCCCAGGTCATCAAGCTTGAAAACAAACCAGTGCAGATTCCCATTCAGGTAGACCGGGCGTCTGTAGGCGAGTCTGTAGCCGCAGAAAGCAGGAACCTCACACTCCAAACTTCTCCAGGAATCTGTACTGAGCGAATAAATCCGGACTTGAGGCATTGTCCCACCAAGCCATCGATCGTTGttatctaaaaaatagagaatcctCAGAATCTTATAGTCGTTCGACCTAGCGTCGAAGCCAAACCCTAGAGCTTCAGCAGTCGAAGGAAAGCGATGACGCGGACCGGGTCGTGGAACCGCCTTGTGCTTTCTggtgaataaattccacaaataCATCGTCCGACCACCGTCATTTCCAGAATACTTTCTGGGATACTCTTTGACGCAGATGGAACCATTACACGAACCAACAAGACTGTAACGGTTGAGAGGATTAACGAACGGAATTTCGATTTGTGAGTGGGAAGGCAGAGCAAGAGGCAGATTGGGAAACAGAGAGCACGGCCTGTGGACAGGATGCCACAAATCTAGACGCAGGAGATACCGCTTGGAGGCATCGTGAGCGGAGTGGTTCAAGTGGAGGGCCACGAAACGTGGGTCATCGATGGTGGAACGCCATGATCGGGAAACGCACCTGAATCGGAGCAGAGATTCCACCGGCAGTCGCTTCAGGATCTCGACGAGGACGACGTCTTGAGGGAGCTTC
It encodes the following:
- the LOC115750456 gene encoding F-box protein At3g07870-like isoform X2, with the protein product MSSSADPKLPQDVVLVEILKRLPVESLLRFRCVSRSWRSTIDDPRFVALHLNHSAHDASKRYLLRLDLWHPVHRPCSLFPNLPLALPSHSQIEIPFVNPLNRYSLVGSCNGSICVKEYPRKYSGNDGGRTMYLWNLFTRKHKAVPRPGPRHRFPSTAEALGFGFDARSNDYKILRILYFLDNNDRWLGGTMPQVRIYSLSTDSWRSLECEVPAFCGYRLAVFLNGNLHWFASKVNDLGEDVGYGPIVLFDVAGEVFDEMAPPLVEISQLDTVDLMMSVAVLNDLLAVFVSLLDIAGDWHSVCSVRVMREYGVTESWIKLYSFEAWGGISHFDGFMRNGELVMVIDDEERVSWNPIMGQYTNLPLPTYCHLVNVVESLVSPQR
- the LOC115750456 gene encoding F-box protein At3g07870-like isoform X1, which codes for MSSSADPKLPQDVVLVEILKRLPVESLLRFRCVSRSWRSTIDDPRFVALHLNHSAHDASKRYLLRLDLWHPVHRPCSLFPNLPLALPSHSQIEIPFVNPLNRYSLVGSCNGSICVKEYPRKYSGNDGGRTMYLWNLFTRKHKAVPRPGPRHRFPSTAEALGFGFDARSNDYKILRILYFLDNNDRWLGGTMPQVRIYSLSTDSWRSLECEVPAFCCGEPMVFLNGNLHWFASKVNDLGEDVGYGPIVLFDVAGEVFDEMAPPLVEISQLDTVDLMMSVAVLNDLLAVFVSLLDIAGDWHSVCSVRVMREYGVTESWIKLYSFEAWGGISHFDGFMRNGELVMVIDDEERVSWNPIMGQYTNLPLPTYCHLVNVVESLVSPQR